Proteins encoded in a region of the Leishmania panamensis strain MHOM/PA/94/PSC-1 chromosome 7 sequence genome:
- a CDS encoding adp/ATP carrier-like protein (TriTrypDB/GeneDB-style sysID: LpmP.07.0570), translating into MPTTSVAAQGSSGGGGSAYRSGERSFTSSSLSHGGTREAEHAGPSCSPQPCGSASQHDRQQRLYEEDGLTLISVEYIQRLWLMRAVSRTVLAPLERVKYVMQCQKELQRAGALQCEFKTVWSCVSYLRHMEGTRSFWRGNLIQVVSLLPILLAQVFIAYPTQSFIFNFCVTHSVVDYTVASYAALLGGALAATMVSYPLEYARFRLAVDVKSHVGASYKFRNSFAFYSHPVMSECPHLLYRGLTLFIFGSVVYQSVQNALLNLIAPYVPPDEEGSGWTPAIIQTVCGLTVSGTTTLCLHPIDLVRHRMMVAVMEDRLQYSSAMKCMVRIAQKEGIRGFFRGGTVTLTKMITATGLVLVGLPY; encoded by the coding sequence ATGCCAACCACTAGCGTCGCCGCCCAAGGcagtagcggcggcggcggctctgcGTACAGGTCCGGGGAGCGGTCTTTCACATCGTCTTCCTTGTCTCACGGCGGGACGCGGGAGGCTGAACATGCCGGGCCGTCATGCTCACCGCAGCCGTGCGGGTCGGCATCGCAGCAcgaccgccagcagcgcctctaCGAAGAGGATGGCTTAACGCTCATCTCTGTGGAGTACATCCAGCGACTCTGGCTCATGCGAGCAGTTAGCCGCACCGTGCTGGCCCCGCTCGAGCGCGTGAAGTACGTAATGCAGTGCCAAAAGGAGCTCCAACGCGCGGGAGCTCTTCAGTGCGAGTTCAAGACAGTGTGGTCCTGCGTGAGTTACCTGAGGCACATGGAGGGGACGCGGAGCTTCTGGCGCGGCAACCTCATCCAGGTGGTCTCGCTTCTCCCTATCCTGCTCGCACAAGTCTTTATTGCGTACCCAACACAGTCGTTCATCTTCAACTTCTGTGTGACGCATTCTGTGGTGGACTACACGGTGGCCAGCTACGCCGCCCTGCTCGGCGGTGCACTGGCGGCCACCATGGTGAGCTACCCCCTAGAGTACGCGCGGTtccgcctcgccgtcgaCGTCAAGTCCCACGTCGGCGCCTCGTACAAGTTTCGCAATAGCTTCGCCTTTTATTCCCATCCTGTGATGAGCGAAtgcccccacctcctctaccGAGGCCTCACTCTCTTTATCTTTGGCAGCGTTGTCTACCAGTCTGTGCAGAATGCTCTGCTGAACCTCATAGCGCCGTACGTACCACCAGACGAGGAGGGCAGTGGGTGGACCCCGGCGATCATTCAAACAGTGTGTGGCTTGACGGTATCCGGCACGACGACCCTGTGCCTGCATCCGATAGACCTGGTGCGCCATCGCATGATGGTCGCTGTGATGGAGGACCGTCTACAGTACTCATCCGCCATGAAGTGTATGGTCCGCATCGCGCAGAAGGAGGGCATCCGTGGCTTCTtccgcggcggcaccgttACCCTGACGAAGATGATAACGGCGACAGGACTTGTCTTGGTGGGGCTGCCGTACTAA